One Perca flavescens isolate YP-PL-M2 chromosome 14, PFLA_1.0, whole genome shotgun sequence genomic window carries:
- the trib1 gene encoding tribbles homolog 1, translating into MVNRSIRMNLQWSSPAQCIRTGRVAHKRLDSDDQPPAKCARLSAEAGDTQGLLATSPGSPVSPVSSPVPATHQGPSSIGPFLLLPLADRESVHSAMNTNSGDELLCKVFDMGVYQEKIRAYGILPAHRNVAGVRDIILGECKAYVFLDKDFGDMHTLVKSCRRLDEEHACSLFRQVALAVAHCHQAGIVLGDLKLRKFVFADEKRTQVRLESLEDCRVLEDPSNDSMSDTHGCPAYVSPEILSGSAPYSGKMADMWSLGVMLYTMLVGRYPFHDPDPATLFSKIRRGQCCLPEGLSPRAKCLLQSLLRKEPWERLTANELLAHPWFHQPPSSQEVALGEQEASSAEQMVPSFAVEEDDDLFC; encoded by the exons ATGGTGAATCGGTCTATCAGGATGAACTTGCAGTGGAGCAGTCCGGCACAATGCATCCGCACCGGGAGAGTCGCGCACAAGCGGCTGGACTCAGACGATCAGCCGCCAGCCAAATGCGCCAGGCTGAGCGCCGAGGCGGGGGACACACAGGGACTCCTCGCCACCTCTCCCGGCTCCCCGGTCAGCCCAGTCTCAAGCCCTGTCCCGGCGACCCACCAGGGGCCATCCAGTATAGGACCGTTTCTGCTTCTACCTCTGGCGGACCGGGAGAGCGTGCACAGCGCGATGAACACCAACAGTGGCGATGAGCTGCTGTGCAAG GTCTTTGATATGGGGGTGTACCAGGAAAAGATCAGAGCCTACGGCATCCTACCAGCCCACAGAAATGTGGCCGGCGTAAGGGACATCATCCTTGGCGAATGCAAAGCCTACGTGTTCCTGGACAAGGACTTTGGGGACATGCACACCCTAGTGAAGAGCTGCCGCAGGCTGGATGAGGAGCATGCCTGCAGCCTCTTCCGTCAGGTGGCTTTGGCTGTGGCACACTGCCACCAGGCTGGCATCGTGCTGGGTGACCTTAAACTGCGAAAGTTTGTCTTCGCTGATGAGAAAAG GACACAGGTGAGACTAGAAAGCCTCGAGGACTGCCGCGTCCTAGAAGACCCAAGCAACGACTCCATGTCAGACACCCACGGCTGCCCTGCCTACGTCAGCCCAGAGATCCTCAGCGGCTCTGCGCCTTACTCTGGCAAGATGGCCGACATGTGGAGCCTGGGGGTCATGCTGTACACTATGCTGGTTGGGCGCTACCCCTTCCACGACCCAGACCCGGCCACGCTGTTTTCCAAAATCCGCAGAGGCCAGTGCTGTTTGCCAGAGGGCTTGTCGCCCAGGGCCAAGTGTCTGCTCCAGAGCCTGCTGAGGAAAGAACCCTGGGAGAGACTCACGGCGAATGAGCTGCTCGCTCACCCGTGGTTCCACCAGCCGCCGTCGTCGCAGGAAGTGGCGCTGGGTGAACAGGAAGCAAGCTCGGCAGAACAGATGGTGCCATCCTTTGCCGTTGAAGAGGATGATGATCTGTTCTGCTGA